The following proteins come from a genomic window of Mucinivorans hirudinis:
- a CDS encoding SusC/RagA family TonB-linked outer membrane protein (potentially interrupted by a Tn), with protein MNKLLSAALFLLLSTTLFAQQNRQGHHRQELTQVGFVLSADDDQPIPYATVIAKGTNNYTTTDDTGKFSINVYRSDTLVISFMGYHTAEVTTDINPLQIKLQPSAFTMGEVVVTALGIKRSPRELGSATEVLSNKQLNEGAPVNPLTGLTGRVAGLRVNMFDSKVDPNIQVVMRGSRSLTGDNSPMYVVDGVPVPNINRLNSNDIESVTVLKGANSAALYGSEGVNGALIITTKSGSGKGTINFKQTTTFSNVCLIPKAQTEFGQGIDGVYSPTEYASWGPSFDGTMKDFGTVLPNGTQPQVLYAAPNKDVRYDLFDTGLNMQNDLSFSKKTDNGSYFMSLQNVTIKGIIPNDKSSRNGIRFNTTQNFGKLRVASNLNYSYTSTETTPDGPWISMYKMPANFPLSEMKNWQDENSLGNPGNFFTTTVKNPYFLIDSYRNKSEQQLINGKVEFEYQFTSWLKAMYRLGLYSSTTQTRNTVARYDSKRSGASVQGSVADGSSNFRRLNGDFILIANKEFGKFRVSGILGQNFRDDYTKNVNLAASNLLFSDLFNQGSRIGNLGGTSRIARERQLAIYGEATVGYDNYLFVTVTGRNDWTSLLNPDNRSYFYPGVSGSFIFSDAISALKDAEVLSFGKIYTSYNKTGNINLTPYALALAYSQSGGFPYGDLVGFIPSSKNPNREIKPEFVRSFEIGTQLGFFNHRLNVDFAYVYSNSEGQIFAATSSAATGYTTTMVNLGELENNIWEFSIDGDIIRSRDIRWNVGVNYTYIDNKVKDLYGSGEAEEYNIFRQSYAIKGRAYPSLKVTDYARDPQGRIIVDAVTGLPSAAAAPTYKGTMVPPHQIGLQTSFRYKNLSIYADFDCRLGGWMYSELINAMIQAGTHPMTTEYGRKEFIIPNSVIAQTDAQGNTTYAPNTNIVAKGSDKSSYWNKYVAGYSVNYAVPSDYLKMRTLSIKYTLPDAAMRKIGFVKKITVGAEATNLFVIRHRDNDMGDPEYLYNNTAGYSSFRQVPPYRTFGFSINAIF; from the coding sequence ATGAATAAGCTATTATCCGCGGCACTATTCCTTTTGTTAAGTACTACATTATTTGCCCAACAAAACAGACAAGGACATCACAGACAAGAATTAACCCAGGTTGGGTTCGTTCTCTCTGCGGACGACGATCAACCGATTCCTTATGCAACAGTAATTGCGAAAGGTACGAATAATTACACAACAACGGATGATACGGGTAAGTTCTCCATTAATGTGTATCGGAGCGACACGCTTGTTATCTCATTTATGGGATACCACACAGCCGAAGTTACCACCGACATAAATCCTCTACAAATTAAACTTCAACCATCGGCATTCACTATGGGGGAAGTAGTTGTCACAGCATTGGGAATCAAACGTTCTCCAAGGGAGTTGGGGAGTGCTACCGAAGTTCTTTCGAATAAGCAACTCAACGAGGGAGCACCCGTAAATCCGCTCACCGGCCTCACAGGCAGAGTTGCGGGATTGCGCGTCAATATGTTTGATAGCAAGGTAGACCCCAATATTCAAGTAGTAATGAGAGGTTCACGTTCTCTAACAGGAGATAACAGCCCTATGTATGTTGTGGATGGAGTCCCTGTTCCAAATATCAATCGTTTGAATTCCAATGATATTGAGAGTGTCACTGTTCTGAAAGGGGCAAATTCCGCAGCTCTCTACGGATCTGAAGGCGTAAATGGGGCATTAATAATAACAACAAAGAGTGGCTCAGGCAAAGGTACGATTAACTTCAAACAAACTACCACATTCTCTAACGTATGTCTGATACCCAAGGCACAAACTGAATTTGGTCAAGGCATTGATGGGGTGTATAGCCCTACCGAATATGCTTCGTGGGGTCCTTCGTTTGACGGAACAATGAAAGATTTTGGAACTGTGTTACCAAACGGCACACAACCTCAGGTGCTATATGCCGCACCAAACAAAGATGTGCGATACGATTTGTTCGATACGGGACTTAATATGCAAAATGACCTGTCGTTTTCGAAAAAAACGGACAATGGAAGTTATTTTATGTCTTTGCAAAACGTTACAATTAAAGGCATAATCCCTAATGATAAAAGTTCGAGAAACGGAATCAGGTTTAATACAACTCAGAATTTCGGGAAATTACGCGTGGCATCGAATCTGAACTACTCTTACACATCAACCGAAACTACACCGGATGGTCCGTGGATATCTATGTATAAAATGCCGGCTAACTTTCCTCTTTCTGAAATGAAAAATTGGCAAGACGAAAACTCTTTAGGAAATCCGGGTAATTTCTTTACAACTACGGTTAAGAACCCATATTTCCTGATTGATTCTTACAGAAACAAAAGCGAGCAACAACTGATCAACGGTAAAGTGGAATTTGAGTACCAATTTACATCTTGGTTAAAGGCTATGTATCGCTTAGGATTGTATAGTAGTACTACCCAAACCCGAAATACGGTTGCCCGTTACGATTCTAAACGCTCAGGAGCAAGCGTGCAAGGTAGCGTTGCAGATGGTTCGTCTAATTTTAGAAGACTAAATGGTGATTTTATCCTTATTGCGAATAAAGAGTTTGGAAAATTCAGAGTTAGCGGGATATTGGGGCAGAATTTTAGAGATGATTACACGAAAAATGTCAATCTCGCAGCAAGTAATCTTTTATTTTCCGACCTATTCAATCAAGGGAGTCGTATTGGAAATCTGGGTGGCACTTCCAGAATTGCTCGCGAACGACAACTGGCAATTTATGGTGAAGCAACTGTCGGATACGATAACTATTTGTTCGTGACAGTTACAGGGCGTAACGACTGGACTTCACTTCTTAATCCTGATAATCGCTCCTATTTCTATCCGGGTGTGAGTGGCTCATTCATTTTTTCTGATGCTATCTCAGCGCTAAAAGATGCTGAGGTTCTAAGTTTTGGTAAAATATACACCTCATACAATAAGACAGGTAATATAAACCTAACCCCCTATGCTTTGGCTCTGGCTTACTCACAATCCGGAGGATTCCCATATGGTGATTTAGTCGGTTTTATCCCTTCGTCAAAAAATCCAAATAGAGAAATAAAGCCGGAGTTTGTCAGATCCTTTGAGATAGGTACACAATTAGGCTTTTTCAATCATAGACTAAATGTCGATTTTGCTTATGTTTACTCTAATTCTGAAGGGCAGATATTTGCAGCGACCAGCTCGGCTGCTACAGGGTACACTACTACAATGGTTAATTTAGGGGAACTTGAAAACAACATCTGGGAGTTTTCAATTGATGGAGATATTATTCGCTCACGGGATATACGATGGAATGTGGGAGTGAATTACACTTATATTGATAATAAGGTTAAGGATTTGTACGGAAGCGGTGAGGCAGAAGAATATAACATTTTCCGTCAATCTTATGCAATTAAGGGGCGGGCATATCCGAGCTTAAAAGTGACGGATTATGCGCGTGATCCACAGGGACGTATCATCGTAGATGCCGTAACAGGATTGCCCTCGGCAGCAGCTGCACCAACTTATAAAGGTACGATGGTTCCGCCACATCAAATCGGGTTGCAAACTTCGTTCAGATACAAAAATTTGAGCATTTACGCGGACTTCGACTGTCGTTTGGGAGGATGGATGTATTCCGAATTGATTAACGCAATGATTCAAGCGGGAACGCATCCGATGACTACGGAGTATGGTCGCAAAGAGTTTATAATACCTAACTCGGTTATAGCTCAAACAGATGCGCAAGGTAATACGACCTACGCTCCAAACACAAATATTGTGGCAAAGGGTAGCGACAAATCATCTTACTGGAACAAATATGTTGCAGGATATTCAGTCAATTATGCCGTGCCGAGTGATTATCTCAAAATGAGAACTCTTTCAATAAAATACACTCTACCGGATGCCGCTATGAGAAAGATTGGCTTTGTGAAAAAAATCACAGTCGGAGCAGAAGCAACCAACTTATTTGTAATACGTCATAGAGATAACGATATGGGCGACCCTGAATACCTTTACAACAATACAGCCGGATATTCGAGTTTCCGTCAAGTTCCGCCTTATAGAACTTTTGGATTCTCTATAAATGCAATATTTTAA
- a CDS encoding SusD family outer membrane protein gives MKMKNRFIYIIIALMTIGLSGCGSFLDVNDDPNNPTEEYMTLEYRLPAALYHTALQEVTQLNQLGSFWAGYWGPNTDGTNSYKKEQLYNGFSIMAKRDGIPIWENGYTYLNYYELLKKQADKEGARHYGAIARIMQAWHYMRLVDVYGDVPFDQALQDDKYPRPVYDDGKYVYQKSMEMINVAIDMLKQTPAARESVPRSADIVFAGDPVKWMKFANTLKLRALLRQSEVGESSYITDEIAKINSDGNGFITEIAFVQPGFNASNLNPFWSTYYRNTSNKTTTTYTYIRPTQYIIDRYESLNDPRVGKLYVENPNGDYKGVPFGYLGSSAVYNKTNTSAFRGPSENGNKPGGILKSSTQPIVLLGDFESWFLQAEAAQRGWISGNTQEFYENGVRASFKYMEVAQADTDAYFSQADVAFNNTLDRIILQKWLALNSISGFEAWCDFRRLSIPSIPNSESAAAGEYPGRLMYPETEAQTNIAQVKKKNITVITKARVWWDINKLK, from the coding sequence TTGAAAATGAAAAATAGATTTATATACATCATCATAGCTTTAATGACAATAGGATTGTCCGGATGTGGATCGTTCCTTGATGTGAATGATGACCCGAACAACCCTACCGAGGAGTATATGACATTGGAATATCGACTTCCTGCGGCACTCTATCACACCGCTCTACAAGAAGTAACGCAACTCAATCAACTCGGATCATTCTGGGCAGGATATTGGGGTCCAAATACTGATGGAACGAACAGTTATAAAAAAGAGCAGCTCTATAATGGTTTCAGTATAATGGCTAAGCGTGATGGTATACCTATTTGGGAGAATGGTTATACGTATCTTAATTACTACGAACTACTGAAAAAGCAGGCAGACAAAGAAGGTGCGAGACATTATGGAGCGATCGCACGAATTATGCAGGCTTGGCATTATATGAGATTGGTGGATGTATATGGTGATGTGCCTTTTGATCAAGCATTGCAGGACGATAAATATCCACGCCCGGTATATGACGATGGCAAGTATGTCTATCAAAAGTCAATGGAGATGATAAACGTTGCTATTGATATGTTAAAACAAACGCCGGCAGCACGCGAATCTGTTCCGAGGTCAGCTGACATCGTATTTGCAGGCGATCCTGTGAAGTGGATGAAATTTGCCAATACCTTAAAACTTCGAGCTCTGTTGAGGCAAAGCGAAGTAGGCGAAAGCAGCTATATCACTGACGAGATTGCCAAAATAAATAGTGATGGAAATGGGTTTATTACAGAAATTGCATTTGTTCAGCCCGGATTCAATGCCAGCAACCTTAACCCGTTCTGGAGTACATATTATCGAAATACGTCTAATAAAACGACAACAACCTATACCTACATCCGCCCAACGCAATACATTATCGACCGATATGAATCTCTGAATGACCCCCGTGTTGGTAAATTGTATGTCGAAAATCCCAATGGCGACTACAAAGGTGTTCCTTTTGGCTATTTAGGGAGTAGTGCCGTATATAACAAAACAAATACATCAGCATTCCGTGGGCCATCAGAAAATGGCAATAAACCGGGAGGGATTCTAAAAAGTTCTACTCAACCGATAGTTCTGCTGGGAGATTTTGAGAGCTGGTTCCTACAAGCCGAAGCTGCACAAAGGGGATGGATCAGCGGTAATACTCAAGAATTTTACGAGAATGGAGTGAGGGCTTCATTTAAATATATGGAAGTAGCGCAAGCTGATACTGATGCTTATTTCTCTCAAGCTGACGTTGCTTTCAATAATACATTGGATAGGATTATACTACAAAAATGGCTTGCACTCAATTCAATAAGCGGTTTTGAGGCTTGGTGTGATTTTCGTAGGCTGAGCATACCTTCTATCCCTAACTCGGAGAGTGCCGCTGCGGGTGAATACCCAGGTCGTTTGATGTATCCTGAAACGGAAGCACAAACAAACATTGCTCAAGTGAAGAAAAAAAACATAACCGTTATAACCAAAGCTCGTGTTTGGTGGGACATAAATAAATTGAAATAA
- a CDS encoding Transposase produces the protein MYLEGLGFRAIGRILNINHVTVYYWIKEWGSRVELPVNEQSASIVELDELHTYLLSKKLLLDMDCC, from the coding sequence ATGTACTTAGAAGGCTTGGGTTTTCGAGCCATCGGCAGAATACTAAACATAAACCATGTTACTGTTTATTACTGGATTAAAGAGTGGGGCTCTCGTGTCGAATTGCCTGTAAATGAGCAAAGTGCATCCATTGTTGAGCTTGATGAGTTGCATACATATTTACTGTCAAAAAAACTACTGTTGGATATGGATTGCTGTTGA
- a CDS encoding Mobile element protein: MGATQISLAERREMVEKNHPRLSLVQQCILLNICRSGIYYASKGRASADELAVKAEIDRTYTKMPFYGVERMTEHLRKKGFTISPKRVRRYFRDMCISAIYPKPNTTWHNKEHKIYPYLLRGLTIDRVNQVWSTDITYIPMNGGYMYLCAIIDWHSRFVLAWGISNTHDSEFCQELLKEAIARYGKPEIFNTDQGSEFTAKEFVKILEENEIQISMDGKGRALDNIFVERLWRSVKYEYIYLSNPGSGKELYDGLTDYFRLYNTERLHQSLEYKTPSEVYMTAA, translated from the coding sequence GTGGGAGCTACTCAAATCTCGTTAGCCGAGCGTAGAGAGATGGTAGAAAAGAATCATCCTCGGCTGAGTTTAGTTCAGCAGTGCATATTGCTAAACATTTGCCGCAGTGGCATATACTATGCGAGCAAAGGAAGAGCAAGTGCAGATGAGCTTGCTGTTAAAGCAGAGATAGACCGCACCTATACCAAAATGCCTTTCTATGGTGTCGAGCGGATGACTGAACACTTGCGAAAGAAAGGTTTTACGATAAGCCCTAAGCGAGTGCGTCGTTACTTTCGGGATATGTGCATCAGTGCTATCTACCCCAAGCCTAACACCACGTGGCATAATAAGGAGCATAAGATATACCCCTATCTATTGCGAGGATTAACTATTGACAGGGTAAATCAGGTTTGGAGTACCGACATCACCTATATCCCAATGAATGGAGGTTATATGTACCTGTGCGCCATCATTGATTGGCATTCGCGCTTTGTGTTGGCTTGGGGGATAAGCAATACTCACGATAGCGAGTTCTGCCAAGAGTTGCTCAAAGAGGCTATTGCCAGATACGGCAAGCCGGAGATATTCAACACCGACCAAGGGAGTGAGTTCACGGCCAAGGAGTTCGTTAAGATACTTGAAGAAAATGAGATACAGATAAGTATGGACGGTAAAGGTAGGGCTTTGGATAATATTTTTGTCGAAAGGTTGTGGCGCAGCGTAAAATATGAGTATATTTACCTGTCGAACCCCGGCAGCGGCAAAGAGTTATATGATGGCTTGACTGACTATTTTCGTCTTTACAACACCGAAAGGCTACATCAATCGCTTGAATACAAGACTCCGAGTGAGGTCTATATGACGGCGGCATAG